In the Leptotrichia sp. oral taxon 223 genome, ATTCTACAAAAAGAATTACCATTCCAACCAAAAGAATATATGTTAATACTCCTATTATTCCTGCAATTAAAAAATATATTCCTTCCTGTTTTCTACCCGCATAAAATGAATGGATTCCGAAAGCTCCAAAAAACCAGGCTAATAAGCAATAAATTACTTTATTGTATTTAGGTTTTTCATTTTCTATATTTTCAGGCAAATTAGTTTCTGACATAATAAGTCCTCCTTAAAATATATTTATATATAAACATAATTTTTAATTTTTTAGAATAATCCTGGAATACTTACTCCGCCAGTAACTACTTCCATTTCCTTTTCAGCCATTTCTTCAGCTTTATCCAAGATTTCGTTTACTGCGTTTACAATTAAGTCAGAAACTATTGTTGCATCATTTTCCTCAATTGCATCTTTTAATACATCCAACGAAATTGATAAGTCTACAATTTTTTCTGTCCATTTGCTTTTACAGTGATTCCTCCACCAGCAACAGATGTTTCTACAAATTTGTCCTTTAAGCCTTCTTGAATTTTTAACATTTCTTGTTGCATTACTTGAGCTTGTTTAATTATATCCTGCTGATTTCCACCAGATTTGCTTCCAGCTCCTTTTATTTTTCTAACCATAGCTGATAATTCCTCCTACGAATTATGATTTAATATTTATAACAAATTTTATTTTTATAAAAAAAAATGGTGGAGAGGGAAGGATTCGAACCTTCGAAGGCTGAGCCGGCAGATTTACAGTCTGATCCCTTTGGCCACTCGGGAACCTCTCCACAACATTCTAAATTTTAAATAGTGGTGCCGCTTGTCGGACTCGAACCAACCACCTACTGATTACAAGTCAGTTGCTCTACCAGATGAGCTAAAGCGGCATTAAATGGCGGAAGTGACGAGACTTGAACTCGCGACATCTTGCGTGACAGGCAAGCACTCTAACCAGCTGAGCTACACCTCCATAATGGTGGTCACAATTGGGCTCGAACCAATGACCCCCTGCTTGTAAGGCAGGTGCTCTCCCAGCTGAGCTATGCGACCATAAAACAATCACCATTTAACTAATATTCAATTTTTAAATTGGTACGGCCTAGGGGGATCGAACCCCTGTTACCGGGATGAAAACCCGAGGTCCTAACCACTAGACGAAGGCCGCGCACCATTCCCTAATCTGCTTTCCCATTACTCACAGACAAGAAATATAATATCATATTTAATTTTATTTGTCAACAACTTTTATAAAAAATTTTGAGTTTCTTTAAAATTTATTATTTTTTACATTTTTATTACTATTATTTTCTGCAAACCATTTAGTTCATGCTCAATTTCATCATTTGCTGATATTTTCACAGTAACTCTGTTTGAATAATTCTTTTCAAGTATTTCTATTCCAAATTTTAGTGTATTTGCATTTAAAAAAGTTTCTATTTCTGAAGTATATTCATAATCATAATCTAGGATGAAAATGGATTTTTCCACATATTCTACAATTTCTGCCTCATTGATAGCTAATTTCGCAGTTTTCGCATAATTTCTTATAAGTCCGCCTGCCCCTAGTTTTATTCCTCCAAAATATCTCGTCGCAACTATCGCCACATTATATACATCCAGAATATTAAGTATTTCTGCCATCGGTTTTCCCGCTGTACTGCTTGGCTCTCCGTCATCATTGTATTTAAAGTATTCCTGTCCATTTTCCACCACTCTGTAAAGCGGAACATTGTGAGTTGCATTTGGATGCATTTTTCTTATTGAATCAATAAACTTTTCAGCTTCAACTACTGTCGAAACTGGTTTAATATACCCAATAAACTTTGACTTCTTTTCTTCAAATTCAATTACCGTTTCCTTTGCTACAGTTTTCACGCTTCTCCTCCTTTCATTTTATAAATTTAAAATGATATTATTATGTTATCATAAAAATAAAACTCAGACAACCTATTTTTATAATTAAGTTTATCTGAGTTTCTATAATTTTTTAGTTTCAATACCACTGAGTGTAACTTTTTATAAATATTGCCGCTTTAGCAGTTCTGAATACTTCCAAAATTAGCTTTTTATATGATTTTTATTTTGAGTCTTCCCAGCCTTCTCTTTTTCCTTTTCTCTCTCATCTTTTAAAATTTCATCCAGCAGCTTAATTACTCTTGTATTTTCAAACTCTTTTCTGTATCTGCTTATTACACTTTCATCTGCAATGGAAAGCATTTGTGCAACTGCAAGATAGAGCGCCAGTTCAGACTGCTCATTAAAATAAACATCTTCATAGCTTACATCCTTTGTTGAAACATTGTCCAAATAATATTTTACTGCATTTTCTATTCCATAATTCATCATGTTTTTAGCTATTTTAATTTCAGCAATTTTTAACTTAAAACCTCTTACATAGTCATCTGGAACACCAAACTCCTTCTGATTTTTTCCAATTTTAAAGTAGTCAATTATACGCTGATATTTATTTATTTCCTGCTTCTGATTTTCCAAATTTTCTTTCCCGCTGTCCAGAATTTCCTTTACGCTTTCACCGTAAGTCCTTGTATCCTCTAAGACATTTTCAGCGTCTTTATCAGAATCATCATCAGCATCCTTATTTTGTATAATCCCTTTTTTATTGTCATAAGAAAATCCATCAGGCAGGTCATTTGCCTCATTATTAGTTTCTTCCTCATCGTCAGTCAAATAATCGCCCAATGTTTCAATGAACATTATCATATCCAGATTTTCACTTAGTGTATCAACAAGTTCCATTGCTACAGAATTTTTATAACGGCGTTTTATAAGGTTGTAATAAAATTTTGCTTTTTTTTCATCGCCTTTCAGCTTATAGTAGGTAAATTCGTTTGAAAGTTTATCAAATCGTGTTGAATACGGAGCAATTTTATCCATATATTCCCTTGCTTTTCTAAAGTCCTTTTTTTCTCCCACTATGTAGGCTCCTACAAGAACTGCACCCAATGTTTCATTTCTTTCATCTTTTTCATAAATTTTCTTTAATTTTAAGAGATTATCATTTTCCTGCCCATCTTCTGTAAAAAAATTTTTTTCATCTTTGATCTCATATTCAAATTTTATCGTTTCATCAATTACATCCTGCTTTATCCCAATTTTGGAAAGCCTGTCCTGTATGAGTTCAGCTCTAGTGTATGCTGACAGTTCACATCCCAGCGTTAAAAAGAATGGCAATGATAACGATATAAAAATTTTTTTCATAAACTTTCTCCTTTTTCCTAATTTACCATTTTTGACAAGAAATCCTTGTCCTTTTCAGTTTCAGTCTGAATTTTCTTAGCAATCCAAGTATCTTCCAGTTTTGCGCCATTACTTATTTTTAATAAGTCTTCCTTTATTTCCTCATTCATTATTACAACATTAAAATAAAGTATAACTTCCGCACGTAAATTATAATTTTGTATTTCCTCGCTCACATTTTCATTTACAATATTATTTAAATATTCTGCAACAGCCTGCTTCACTTCTCCCTTGTCAAAAAGATTGCGAATCTTATTCAAGTAATAAGTCAATTTCATAAAATAGTATTCCTCGTCAGAAACTCCCACTTTTCGACGTTCACTCTCGTTTTTTAATAATTTTAGCACTTTTTCCGTAAGCATCTGTTTTTCCTCAAAATCTTTTGCCACAAAAATTTTTGCTAGCGTAATGACAACTGTATCGTTATATTTTTGGGGAATTTCATCCATATATTTTTCAAAACTTGGTATATCCCCCTTGTCCAGAGCATACATCATTTTTGAAAAAGTCTTTTCATATTCGTATGGCGTGTATTTTACAAACAAATCAAGGTACTTTTTGTAATCTCCACTTATTTTTGACTCAAAAATTGTAATTAGAGCCTGTGCCGCTATGTAGTTCCTCTCATCTTTCTGAAGCAATTTTTCCAGCTTTTCAATCCTTTCCCGAATAATTTTCTCATCATTTTCAAAATACTGCGTATCCCTTATCTCATAGTCCAGTGCCACCGTTTCATCAATTAATGCCTGCTTAACCCCAAGTTTCGACAGCGTTTCCTGAATTTTCTCCTTTTGTGAAAAACCATACGATCCAAAATTCATCATTAAAAATATTCCTAAAATCAAAAATAATTTTCTCATCTTTACCACGTCCTTAAAATTTTGATAAAAACATTTTATACACTTACTGTTCATGTCTAAAATTACAACACTATATTATATCCCATATTTTCGATTTTCAAAAATTTTTATTGAATTTTCTTATATTTTTTTAAAGAAACAAGCTGATATTTATTCCTGCCAGTCGTAAAAAAAATTCCACAATTTCCAAAAAGCCGTGTGTTAAAAATGAACTTCCAAAATAAACAATTACAAAAATAATTAAAATCCCGTATCTTTCAATTTTATTATAAAACTCCCTAACTTTCTCCCCTGAAAAAGAATAAACTATTCTCCCTCCATCCAGCGGCGTTATTGGTATCAAGTTAAACAATCCAAGCAAAAGATTTATTAAATATATGTAAAGCAGAATCGTCATAAAAATATTCTCAATATCCAGATGCTTTCCTAAAAATTTCAACAGCACAAGCGAAATTAGCGCAAGAGTGAAGTTTACCACTATTCCAGCGATTGCAACACAAAATAATCCAAGCCGATGCGGCCTTAAATTATAAAAATTAACTGGAACAGGCTTTGCCCAGCCTACCAAAAATTTAAATCCGCTCAAAAGAATGAGAATCGGCAGTATTATTCCCGTCAAATCAATATGCTTTAAAGGATTTAATGTTATTCTTCCTTTTCTTTTTGCCGTATCGTCACCAAATTTATAAGCCACATATCCGTGTGCCACTTCGTGAAGAGTCATTGATATTACAAAAACCGCAAATGAAATTATCATATCCCTTGAAATTTTTGTTGTAAAAAAAATCCTTGCAATAAAATAAATAATAATTGCAGCGATAATCCCCAGTTTTACTTCTGAATACCGAGGATTTAAAACCTTAAACCTGTCATAATAATTTTTTACTATTTTCACAAAACTTCCTTTCCAAAACCGCATGTTTCTAATGCGTTTCCTGCTTCATTTTACTTTTACCCCTCTTCAATCCCCACTTCTACATCCTTCTTCCAAAACTGTATGTACTTCCATATTATTCAATTCAGAAAAAATCCCTTCTTTTGCAACTCTCAAAACTCCAGTCATTACAACCATTTCAACATAGTCATTTCCCTTAACTGTACTTTTGTAAAAGCCTTTGAAAAAATTAATTGCCTTATTATAATGTCCATTTTCATGTGCCTTTATTATTGGATTGTCATACTCATCTATAAGCAGAATTACTTTTTTACCATAATAATCATACAAATACTTAGACAAAAGCATTAATGCGTCATTCCAGTTTTCAGAATTTCTTCAATTAGTCCAGTCTTGTCAAAATAATAGTAATCATTTTGTATCATTACTTCAAAATTATCAATTCCAACTGGTAAATTTTTCTTTTTTTCTGATTCCTCATTTTTTCCCAAATACATCACCCCAATTTATTTTTATTTAAGTTAATTATACCAAATTTCATAAAAAATAACAAAGCATTTTAAAAAATTATCAAAAAAATATGGAGCACCAAAACTGATACTCCAACTAACATTTTTTATTACTTTTTTCCTTTTACTATTTCTTAAACATTCCAGTAACTTTATTTGCTAAGCCCTTAGCCCCTTCTACTGTTTTGTCTACTGCTTCCTCAGTGCCTTTTTTCACATCTTGAACAATTTTATTATTTGAAGCTTTTTCTGCTAAATCTTTTGCGCCTTCCACAGTTTTTTCAAAAACTTCTTCTGTTCCTTTTTTAATATTCTGAGCAACTTCGCTCCCTGCAATTTCCTTTGTTTTGTCAGCAGCCTTGTCAGCCAAGTCTTTTGCTCCATCTACAGTTTTTTTCAAAGCATCTTCTGCACCTTTTTTCAAATCATCAAATTTCATAATCTTCTCCTCCATTTTCATCATTATTTATAATTATTAGATAATTATCTTATTCCACAGTTACTGATTTTGCCAAGTTTCTTGGCTTATCAACATCATTTCCTTTTAACTTTGATAAATAGTATGCTAATAGCTGATGAATCACGATTGTTGGAAATCCTGCGTAATCATCTGCCACATCTGGAATATAGAACACTTCATCCGCCACTTCTTCCACAACTGTATTTCCTTCTTTTGCAATTGCGATAACGTAGGCTCCTCTTGAAGTAACTTCCTTTATATTTGATACTGATTTTTCAAACAAATCAGACTGTGTAACGTTTACAACAACTGGCACTCCATCTGTAATAAGTGCAATTGTACCATGTTTTAATTCCCCTGAAGCAAAAGCCTCTGAATGAATATACGAAATTTCCTTGGATTTTAACGCCCCTTCCACAGCGATTACATAGTCAAGCCCACGTCCAAGATAGAACATGCTTTCGCTATCTTTAATCTTGTCTGCGACATTTTTTATTTTTTCGTCATATTCCAGCATTTTCTGAATACTTTGCTCCACATCATACAATTTCTTAATATCTTCAACTGCTTCATCTTTTGTAATTTTTCCAAATTTATATGCAAAATCAATTGCCATCAAATTTAAAATTACCATTTGAGTAGTGTACGCCTTTGTAGAAGCAACAGCGATTTCAGGCCCTGCCCAAGTGTAAATAACGTGATCCGCTTCTCTTGCTATCGAAGAGCCAACTACATTTGTAATTGCAACAACTCTTGCCCCATGTCTTTTCGCTTCTTTCATAGCCTCAAGCGTATCTAAAGTTTCTCCAGACTGGCTTAACACAATAACCAATGCTTTATCATCAATCACAGGGTTTCTATATCTAAATTCTGACGCAATGTCAACATCCACACGGATTCTTGTTTTTTTCTCAATAATATGCTTTCCGGCAAGCCCGGCGTGATAAGCAGTTCCGCAAGCCACGATATAAATATCATTGATTCCGCTCAAATATTCCTTTGTAAGCCCCGTATTATCAAAATTAATATTATAATTTTCATCAACTCTGCTGTTTAAAGTTTTTACAAGCACTTCTGGCTGCTCATGAATTTCTTTTTCCATAAAATATTCATACCCACCTTTTGAAGCTGCTTCCAAATCCCACTCAACGTGTGTTACATCTCTTTTTATCTCATTTCCTTCAGTATCCATAATTTTTACAGAATCTTTTTTTATTTCCACGATTTCATTATTTTCAATCAAATATACATCTCTTGTATATTTCAAAATTGCTGGAATGTCAGAAGCAATAAAATTCTCACCTTTCCCTAAACCTACTATTAACGGACTTTCTTTTCTCGCAGCGATAATTCTGTCAGGCTCTGAAATTGACATCATTCCTAGCGCATACGCACCTTTAATAATTTTTAACAATTTTTTTACAGCTTCTAATAAATCACCTTCATAAAGGCTATCTAGCAAATGTGCCACAACTTCCGTATCAGTTTCAGAAACAAACTCATATCCTTTGGCAATTAAATCTTTTTTTAGTTCCAGATAATTTTCAATAATTCCATTGTGAACAACGACTAATGTCTTATCCTTGTTAAAATGAGGATGTGAATTTTCATCAGATGGCTTACCATGAGTCGCCCATCTTGTATGCCCTATCGCAACTGTCCCTGAAAGCGGATGTTTTTTCAGCTCATCAGCCAAATTCTGCAATTTTCCAACTTTTTTCACAATCTCAAATTTTTCATTTCCAGTATTAACAGCAATCCCAGCCGAATCATACCCTCTGTACTCCAATTTTTCCAACCCATCAATAACAAATTCCTGAGCATTTTTCGCTCCAATGTAACCTACAATTCCACACATAATACTTCTCCTTCATAATATAAAATTACTAAAAAATGCTACTATAATACCTTTGTAATCCCAATTACTCGAAATTTTTGTATATTATTAAGGTTGTAACCACCTAAAGAGCATCCGCCGATTATTTCGATAACTCCTTCCCTCGTCACCTTCTGAAATATCATCGTTTACATTGATTATTCCAAAAGGGCTGGCGCTTTTTAACTTTTATTTTCCAGTTAAAGTGATTATATCAAATTTTTTATATTTTTTCAATATGCGGCCCCGTTATTTTTTGTATGATTCTTTGTATATGTACAAAAAAATAACCGCTATTTTTATGTAGCGATTATTTAAAATTATTTCTAATATTTTTATTAGTACTCTCACAATAAAATTGTCTTTTACATATAAATCTCTAAATTCTTCAGATATTTTATAAAATCCTTTGTTTCCTAATTTTAATAAAGTTTCTTATCTCCAACTAATTTAAATATATAACCTCTGTACGTTTTTTCATAAATTGTCGGATTTTTTATTTTTTTTCGTTAAATTCAATTATTTTAGAAGTCTCTAGTTCAGGCGTATCATTTTACTGCCCAAAATTACTCCATCTCTTCCAAAATATCTCTCACAACTTCCCTATCATCAAAATGCGTTTTTTCAGTTCCGATTATTTGATAAGTTTCATGCCCTTTTCCTGCGATTAACAGGCTGTCGCCTTTTTGAAGTAATTTCATACCGTGTTTTATTGCTCTTTTTCTGTCAGCGATAATTAAATATTTGTCAAATGGATATTTTTCTTCAATAAGCCCTTTTTCTATATCCGCTAAAATTTTTACCGGGTTTTCTGTACGGGGATTGTCTGAAGTCAGAATGATGTAATCGCTGAATTTTGCGGCTGCTTTTGCCATTTTTGGACGTTTTTCGTGATCTCTGTCACCACCTGCGCCAAATATTGTTATTACCTGATTATCTGTGATTTGCTTTAAAGTTTTTCCGACATTTAAAAGCCCGTCGTCTGTATGTGCAAAGTCAACTACAATCCGTACTTCCAAATCATTTTTTATTGTTTCAAATCTTCCTGGTACAGGCGGCATTTTTTCCAGTTTTTTCACAATATAGCTCATTTCAATGCCAAGTGACAATGCAGAAGCCACACAGCCAAGAATATTATATAAATTATATTCTCCGACTAAATCGACTTCAAATTTGTATTCTTCCTTTTGCTCTTCATTTATATCCTTTAAACGAGGATTTGTTTTTTCTAAATAATTTTTTAAGTCTATTTTCACTTTCATTCCGTTATTTGTATAATTTACAATATCTCCCCAGATGTCAGCTTCTTCATTTCTCACACCTATCGAAATATAGTTGCTGGATTTTTTTTCAGAATAAATTTTTGATCCATATTCATCATCAATGTTAATTACGCCTGTCCCGTTATTTTTTTTGTCATTTCTCAACATTGAGAATAATTTTTTCTTGGCATTAAAATAATTTTCCATTGTCTTATGAAAATCCAGATGATCCTGTGTCAAATTCGTAAATATTGCAGAATCAAATTGCAGCATATCCACACGTCCAATTTCCAATGCGTGCGAGCTGACTTCCATTATAAAGTAATCTGCTCCTCTTTTTACACTTTTATCAATTAATTTTATTAGTTCCAGCGATTCAGGAGTCGTATTTAATGTTTCAAATTCCTCGTCTAAAATACGGTTTCCTGTTGTCCCTATTCTAGCTGTATTTTCCAAAATGTTTTCTAAAATAAAACTTGATGTAGTTTTCCCGTTTGTTCCCGTAATTCCAATAATTTTTATTTTATCTTGCGGATAATCATAATAATTTGATGCTATTGTCCCTAGTTTTTTTCTTATGTCTTCCACTAAAACAAAAGTTACATCATCAGCATTCTCATACTCAGCCATAGTCACATTTTTTTCCACAATAATCATCTTGGCTCCGCTGTCAATTGCCTTCTGAATAAAATCATGCCCATCTGCCACACTTCCAGCCATTGCCACAAATACGAAGTCTTTCTCGATTTTTCGTGAATCATACTCAATACCCTTTATTTCAAAGTTTTTTCCCTCTTTAAGCACTCTATGCTCTACATCTTTAAATATTTTATACATTTTACACATTCTCTCCCTTTTCTAAAGAATCTCAGGATTCTCAAATTTATCTTATACTTTATTCTATCACTTTACTCAAAAAAAATCTAGAAAAAAAGTTGTTGACAAATTCAAAAAAATACTATATAATGTTATTTGTAAGTTTGCTTTTTAAATGCCTTGGTGGCGAAATCGGTAGACGCACAGGACTTAAAATCCTGTGGGAATTTATCCCGTGCCGGTTCAAGTCCGGCCCGAGGCACCACTTAATAGAAACTACATTATTGTCGCGGGATAGAGCAGCATGGTAGCTCGTCGGGCTCATAACCCGAAGGTCGTTGGTTCAAATCCAGCTCCCGCCACCAAATGCCTAGATAGCTCAGTTGGCTAGAGCATACGGTTCATACCCGTAGGGTCGGAAGTTCGAATCTTCTTCTAGGCACCATTAATTATACTAGTTAATTTGTACTTGCGATTATTGTAGGTATTTTTTTTTACAAATATTTACTAAATAAAAAATTTTAAGGAGAGAATAAGCATGATTCATATACTGGCAAGTTTTCAAGTGAAAAACGATAAATTATCTGACTTTATCAAACTTTGTAATGAACTTATAGAAGAAAGCCGTAAGGAAGAAGGATGTGTTTCCTACCATTTACAGCAAAATTCAGAAAAAGAAAATCAATTTGTATTTGTTGAGGAATGGAAATCCAATGAAGCTATTAAAAAACATAATTCAAGTGAACATTTTACCAGAATTATACCACTAT is a window encoding:
- a CDS encoding TM2 domain-containing protein, with the protein product MSETNLPENIENEKPKYNKVIYCLLAWFFGAFGIHSFYAGRKQEGIYFLIAGIIGVLTYILLVGMVILFVEFVICVIQIIKAVQKPADEFGRISD
- a CDS encoding YigZ family protein yields the protein MKTVAKETVIEFEEKKSKFIGYIKPVSTVVEAEKFIDSIRKMHPNATHNVPLYRVVENGQEYFKYNDDGEPSSTAGKPMAEILNILDVYNVAIVATRYFGGIKLGAGGLIRNYAKTAKLAINEAEIVEYVEKSIFILDYDYEYTSEIETFLNANTLKFGIEILEKNYSNRVTVKISANDEIEHELNGLQKIIVIKM
- a CDS encoding site-2 protease family protein; the encoded protein is MKIVKNYYDRFKVLNPRYSEVKLGIIAAIIIYFIARIFFTTKISRDMIISFAVFVISMTLHEVAHGYVAYKFGDDTAKRKGRITLNPLKHIDLTGIILPILILLSGFKFLVGWAKPVPVNFYNLRPHRLGLFCVAIAGIVVNFTLALISLVLLKFLGKHLDIENIFMTILLYIYLINLLLGLFNLIPITPLDGGRIVYSFSGEKVREFYNKIERYGILIIFVIVYFGSSFLTHGFLEIVEFFLRLAGINISLFL
- a CDS encoding AAA family ATPase; the protein is MLLSKYLYDYYGKKVILLIDEYDNPIIKAHENGHYNKAINFFKGFYKSTVKGNDYVEMVVMTGVLRVAKEGIFSELNNMEVHTVLEEGCRSGD
- a CDS encoding AAA family ATPase, whose amino-acid sequence is MGKNEESEKKKNLPVGIDNFEVMIQNDYYYFDKTGLIEEILKTGMTH
- the glmS gene encoding glutamine--fructose-6-phosphate transaminase (isomerizing), which produces MCGIVGYIGAKNAQEFVIDGLEKLEYRGYDSAGIAVNTGNEKFEIVKKVGKLQNLADELKKHPLSGTVAIGHTRWATHGKPSDENSHPHFNKDKTLVVVHNGIIENYLELKKDLIAKGYEFVSETDTEVVAHLLDSLYEGDLLEAVKKLLKIIKGAYALGMMSISEPDRIIAARKESPLIVGLGKGENFIASDIPAILKYTRDVYLIENNEIVEIKKDSVKIMDTEGNEIKRDVTHVEWDLEAASKGGYEYFMEKEIHEQPEVLVKTLNSRVDENYNINFDNTGLTKEYLSGINDIYIVACGTAYHAGLAGKHIIEKKTRIRVDVDIASEFRYRNPVIDDKALVIVLSQSGETLDTLEAMKEAKRHGARVVAITNVVGSSIAREADHVIYTWAGPEIAVASTKAYTTQMVILNLMAIDFAYKFGKITKDEAVEDIKKLYDVEQSIQKMLEYDEKIKNVADKIKDSESMFYLGRGLDYVIAVEGALKSKEISYIHSEAFASGELKHGTIALITDGVPVVVNVTQSDLFEKSVSNIKEVTSRGAYVIAIAKEGNTVVEEVADEVFYIPDVADDYAGFPTIVIHQLLAYYLSKLKGNDVDKPRNLAKSVTVE
- a CDS encoding UDP-N-acetylmuramoyl-L-alanyl-D-glutamate--2,6-diaminopimelate ligase; this encodes MYKIFKDVEHRVLKEGKNFEIKGIEYDSRKIEKDFVFVAMAGSVADGHDFIQKAIDSGAKMIIVEKNVTMAEYENADDVTFVLVEDIRKKLGTIASNYYDYPQDKIKIIGITGTNGKTTSSFILENILENTARIGTTGNRILDEEFETLNTTPESLELIKLIDKSVKRGADYFIMEVSSHALEIGRVDMLQFDSAIFTNLTQDHLDFHKTMENYFNAKKKLFSMLRNDKKNNGTGVINIDDEYGSKIYSEKKSSNYISIGVRNEEADIWGDIVNYTNNGMKVKIDLKNYLEKTNPRLKDINEEQKEEYKFEVDLVGEYNLYNILGCVASALSLGIEMSYIVKKLEKMPPVPGRFETIKNDLEVRIVVDFAHTDDGLLNVGKTLKQITDNQVITIFGAGGDRDHEKRPKMAKAAAKFSDYIILTSDNPRTENPVKILADIEKGLIEEKYPFDKYLIIADRKRAIKHGMKLLQKGDSLLIAGKGHETYQIIGTEKTHFDDREVVRDILEEME
- a CDS encoding putative quinol monooxygenase, with amino-acid sequence MIHILASFQVKNDKLSDFIKLCNELIEESRKEEGCVSYHLQQNSEKENQFVFVEEWKSNEAIKKHNSSEHFTRIIPLLVEMCENAPVIQTFNRII